In Arthrobacter sp. StoSoilB5, one genomic interval encodes:
- a CDS encoding glycoside hydrolase family 32 protein, with amino-acid sequence MHKRIVAGLAAAVLGVGFAGTGVTAPAVALDPAPVTLNSTTSPIPDVVGVSGSWTRSAEGGYTAVAPSGQNIAAVSEQRVAGTARYTVEVKVDAGSPYAVGALVFRATPDAGAGYAATIDPNLDRVRLFDLATGEDIVTPATVALTAGQSYSVDVHVDGPRIFVAVDGVARIDATDRRYESGRVGLHAYNGTVVFGTPGVRTIDANVSGWAVTGAGWSATATGFRGAAPAGTNIRAIATGESPADVDFSTDVQVTAQYGVGTALFRTNASGTSGYAAEVDPNAGRLRLYRVSDNATLGTFTTAITLNKVYRLRVTALGNQLAVYWQTDFLDPNGTMPAITATDASQASGHVGLGSYNGTAAFQSMTLRGLETSLQGWRSSAGSWEPDSKGLRASVTSGTAVRYIPAVASDVVASLDLTVTSPATASVVARSGADGTGGTELRIDPGAGTAKLYDRATSALLHSGTLPATSFKAGQLNRVQLTVRGTEASVLINGTPVLNGAVSVATGTGFALLATGSAWFQNVRADSVDQYMNGLYQPGYHYSQNSGSSSDPNGLVYFQGEYHLFHQDRGRWAHAVSSDLLHWKQQPIALPHMAAGESWSGSAVVDASDASGLFDGGSGLIAYYTSFNHDAWNGNQSVRAAYSKDQGRTWQIVQAAPVVENPGGPDGGWDFRDPKVTWDAGSSKWVMVVAAGDHIRFYSSTDLIHWTFQGSFGYGDWIRGGVWECPDLFEMPVEGQPGVKRWVLWWSTGAVRATNGSAAQYVTGTWNGTVFAPDTPASQVLQADHGRDYYAAMSFFGAPDGRRIMIGWMSNWDYAFSPPTGRWNGQLSIPRELKLVDVPGAGLRLTQAPVVEEESLRTSTWQASDVTVTPSSANALAGVSGRSFELEAEVGIPSSGGATSFAFGLRKGTGSTGAQETTVKYDAGAAALTVDRGTAGREDFTRYFAGSEADNSSAPWSSTLVGSERRVKLRILVDASSVEVFGGDGTAAITSLIFPDPSSTGLSFSAGGGNARLVSVKVHQLSDTARLTTAPPSDVLPASGGTARHNLGTYSVVPGGKWESTGAGLAGTFDKDSTAMSPAAFTDVRVQATVRFGGDPFAGEMLNRDLAPEKGYGGAGSVLLRSSADGSSAYYVNLDPNLRVVRVFSLNNGVFTVLASVPAALSHGVSYALDTSVVGNRITVSVDGTQLIDVTDSALVSGKVGVNVFDGRAAYQDVVVTALP; translated from the coding sequence ATGCACAAGAGAATAGTTGCCGGCCTCGCGGCCGCAGTCCTGGGTGTTGGTTTCGCGGGAACGGGGGTCACTGCTCCGGCGGTGGCCCTGGACCCCGCGCCAGTCACACTCAACAGCACCACCAGCCCCATTCCAGATGTCGTCGGAGTCAGTGGTTCCTGGACCCGGTCAGCGGAAGGCGGGTACACCGCCGTCGCGCCTTCCGGACAGAACATCGCTGCGGTCAGTGAACAGCGTGTGGCGGGCACCGCCCGCTACACGGTCGAAGTAAAGGTCGACGCCGGGAGTCCCTACGCTGTGGGCGCGCTCGTCTTCCGCGCGACTCCCGACGCCGGCGCCGGATACGCGGCGACGATCGACCCCAACCTGGACCGCGTGAGGCTGTTCGACCTCGCGACGGGCGAGGACATCGTAACCCCCGCAACCGTAGCCCTCACCGCGGGACAGTCCTACAGCGTGGACGTCCACGTGGACGGGCCCCGGATCTTCGTGGCAGTGGACGGGGTTGCCAGGATTGACGCCACGGACCGCCGTTACGAATCGGGCCGAGTGGGCCTGCACGCCTACAACGGAACCGTGGTCTTCGGCACGCCCGGTGTGCGGACCATCGACGCGAATGTCAGCGGCTGGGCAGTCACCGGTGCGGGCTGGTCAGCGACCGCCACAGGCTTCCGCGGCGCGGCCCCAGCCGGCACGAACATCCGCGCCATCGCTACCGGGGAGTCGCCCGCCGACGTCGATTTCTCCACTGACGTCCAGGTCACGGCTCAATACGGCGTGGGCACAGCCCTGTTTCGAACCAATGCATCGGGAACGTCCGGCTACGCCGCGGAGGTCGACCCCAACGCTGGCCGCTTGCGCCTGTACCGGGTCTCGGACAACGCCACGCTCGGCACGTTCACCACAGCCATCACGCTCAACAAGGTCTACCGCCTTCGGGTCACGGCGCTCGGAAACCAGTTGGCTGTCTACTGGCAGACCGATTTCCTTGACCCGAACGGCACCATGCCCGCCATCACTGCCACGGATGCCTCGCAAGCGTCCGGCCATGTGGGCCTCGGTTCCTACAACGGCACCGCCGCGTTCCAGAGCATGACGCTGCGCGGACTGGAGACGTCCCTGCAGGGTTGGCGGAGCTCCGCAGGTTCGTGGGAGCCCGACTCCAAGGGTCTCCGGGCTTCGGTGACTAGCGGCACCGCAGTGAGGTACATCCCGGCGGTGGCGTCCGACGTCGTAGCCTCCTTGGACCTGACCGTCACCTCACCGGCCACTGCCTCAGTGGTGGCCCGCAGCGGGGCGGACGGCACCGGCGGTACCGAACTCCGGATCGATCCCGGAGCGGGCACCGCGAAGCTGTACGACCGGGCCACTTCAGCGTTGCTGCACTCCGGAACCTTGCCTGCCACGAGCTTCAAGGCCGGGCAACTCAACCGCGTTCAGCTCACAGTTCGGGGGACCGAGGCCTCCGTGCTGATTAATGGCACGCCTGTGCTAAATGGCGCTGTGTCCGTGGCGACCGGCACGGGCTTCGCCCTGCTGGCCACAGGATCAGCCTGGTTCCAGAACGTTCGCGCGGACAGCGTGGACCAGTACATGAATGGGCTCTACCAGCCGGGCTACCACTACAGCCAGAACTCGGGCAGCAGTTCGGACCCCAACGGGCTGGTGTACTTCCAGGGGGAGTACCACCTGTTCCACCAGGACCGCGGACGCTGGGCGCACGCCGTCAGCTCCGACCTGCTGCACTGGAAGCAGCAACCCATCGCCCTGCCGCACATGGCAGCAGGGGAGTCGTGGTCCGGTTCGGCAGTGGTGGACGCCTCGGATGCGAGTGGATTGTTCGACGGCGGCTCCGGCCTGATCGCCTACTACACGAGCTTCAACCATGATGCCTGGAACGGAAACCAGTCCGTTCGCGCCGCCTACAGCAAGGACCAAGGCCGCACCTGGCAGATAGTCCAAGCCGCTCCTGTGGTGGAAAACCCGGGCGGTCCCGACGGCGGCTGGGACTTCCGCGACCCTAAGGTCACTTGGGACGCCGGGTCCAGCAAGTGGGTCATGGTGGTGGCAGCCGGCGACCATATCCGCTTCTACTCCTCCACAGACCTCATCCACTGGACCTTTCAAGGCAGCTTCGGCTACGGCGACTGGATCCGCGGCGGCGTCTGGGAGTGCCCGGACCTCTTCGAAATGCCCGTGGAAGGCCAGCCCGGCGTGAAGCGCTGGGTGCTGTGGTGGAGCACGGGAGCTGTCCGAGCCACGAACGGTTCAGCGGCACAGTATGTGACGGGCACGTGGAACGGCACGGTGTTTGCGCCGGACACTCCTGCCTCCCAGGTGCTTCAAGCGGATCACGGCAGGGACTACTACGCGGCCATGAGCTTCTTCGGTGCCCCGGACGGCCGACGGATCATGATCGGCTGGATGAGCAATTGGGACTACGCTTTCAGCCCTCCAACGGGCCGATGGAATGGCCAATTGTCCATCCCACGTGAGCTCAAGCTTGTTGACGTTCCCGGCGCCGGGCTCCGGCTGACGCAGGCTCCCGTTGTGGAGGAAGAGTCCCTGCGGACATCAACCTGGCAGGCCTCCGATGTGACTGTGACGCCGAGCTCCGCGAATGCGCTTGCGGGTGTTTCCGGTCGCTCCTTCGAGCTTGAGGCGGAGGTCGGGATTCCTTCTTCCGGAGGTGCCACGTCCTTCGCGTTCGGGCTAAGGAAAGGGACCGGATCAACGGGCGCTCAAGAAACAACAGTGAAGTACGACGCCGGTGCTGCCGCACTCACCGTGGACCGCGGCACGGCCGGTCGGGAGGACTTCACCCGGTACTTCGCGGGGTCTGAGGCGGACAATTCCTCGGCGCCATGGAGTTCCACCCTGGTAGGTTCCGAGCGCCGCGTGAAGCTCCGAATCCTGGTGGACGCATCCTCCGTGGAAGTCTTCGGCGGTGACGGCACGGCTGCCATCACTTCGCTGATCTTCCCGGACCCGTCCTCCACAGGTTTGTCCTTTTCGGCGGGCGGGGGGAATGCCCGGCTGGTGTCCGTCAAAGTACACCAGCTCAGCGACACTGCGCGCCTGACTACCGCGCCGCCGTCGGACGTTCTGCCGGCTTCGGGCGGGACGGCTCGACACAACCTCGGCACTTATTCAGTGGTCCCGGGCGGCAAATGGGAGAGCACGGGCGCAGGCCTGGCAGGTACGTTCGACAAAGACTCGACGGCCATGAGTCCGGCTGCCTTCACTGACGTCCGCGTGCAGGCAACCGTTCGTTTCGGTGGGGATCCCTTCGCTGGCGAGATGCTCAACCGGGACCTGGCTCCGGAGAAAGGGTACGGGGGCGCGGGCTCGGTGTTGCTCAGATCCTCCGCCGATGGATCCAGTGCCTATTACGTGAATCTGGACCCGAATCTCCGCGTGGTGCGGGTTTTCTCGCTGAACAACGGTGTCTTTACGGTGCTCGCGAGCGTTCCGGCGGCCTTGAGTCACGGGGTGAGCTATGCGCTGGACACTTCGGTTGTTGGCAACAGGATCACAGTGTCCGTGGATGGAACGCAACTGATCGACGTCACGGATTCTGCCCTTGTTTCCGGGAAGGTTGGCGTCAACGTGTTCGACGGCAGGGCGGCCTACCAGGATGTGGTGGTGACGGCACTGCCGTAG
- a CDS encoding glycoside hydrolase family 32 protein, translating to MTELTHPLATVPRDELVSRAEADPLRPRFHFVSPAGWLNDPNGVSQWNGVYHLFYQYNPEGAFHHRIQWGHATSTDLVTWTDQPVALEPSGGPDADGCWSGVLVNDGGTPTLVYSGRLDERELPCVAVGSADLMTWTKVPENPVIAAPPAGVDITAYRDHCVWREGTKWRQLVGSGIRGRGGTAFLYESEDLRSWDYIGPLFIGDASQGDPADTDWTGTMWECVDMFRAGGGSLGLTTELSADADPDVLVFSAWDNGDTRHPLYWTGRYAGDTFEPAALHRLDYGGRFFYAPQSFEDESGRRIMFGWMQEGRSDAAMVEAGWSGVMSLPRVTTLADDGTLAFAPVPEVEKLRRDHVSVPGQVLVGSGKPLDTGVSGNQLDLELDVQLAPGAVLQLGILGSEDGAEETVIELSRFLEGENGTLRLDRTRSSLDPDVDVEDKSGPLPMPDGRVRLRVLVDRSAVEIFANGKPLTARVYPTLGGERVTLAAAEGTVTLASFDAWTMADSWKGPRPLFP from the coding sequence ATGACTGAACTGACCCACCCGCTCGCCACCGTTCCGCGTGACGAGCTGGTTTCCCGCGCCGAGGCCGATCCCCTCCGGCCGCGATTCCACTTTGTTTCCCCGGCGGGCTGGCTCAACGATCCCAACGGCGTGAGCCAGTGGAACGGCGTGTACCACCTCTTCTATCAGTACAACCCGGAGGGCGCGTTCCACCACCGGATCCAGTGGGGCCATGCCACCAGCACCGACCTCGTCACCTGGACGGACCAGCCGGTGGCCTTGGAGCCGTCGGGGGGTCCGGACGCCGACGGTTGCTGGTCCGGTGTGTTGGTGAACGACGGCGGTACGCCCACCTTGGTGTACTCGGGACGACTCGACGAGCGTGAGCTGCCCTGCGTTGCCGTGGGATCTGCGGACCTCATGACCTGGACCAAAGTGCCCGAAAACCCGGTCATCGCAGCCCCTCCGGCGGGTGTGGACATCACCGCGTACAGGGACCACTGCGTGTGGCGCGAGGGCACCAAGTGGCGGCAGCTGGTGGGCTCGGGCATTCGTGGGCGCGGCGGCACGGCGTTCCTCTACGAGTCGGAGGACCTGCGCTCGTGGGACTACATCGGTCCATTGTTCATCGGCGACGCCTCGCAGGGAGATCCGGCAGACACCGACTGGACCGGCACCATGTGGGAGTGCGTGGACATGTTCCGCGCGGGCGGCGGTTCCCTGGGTTTGACCACCGAACTTTCTGCCGACGCCGATCCTGATGTGCTGGTTTTCTCCGCCTGGGACAACGGCGACACCCGCCACCCGCTGTACTGGACCGGTCGCTACGCGGGGGACACCTTCGAGCCTGCAGCCCTGCACCGGCTCGACTACGGCGGTCGGTTCTTCTACGCACCGCAGTCGTTCGAGGACGAGTCCGGGCGGCGTATCATGTTCGGCTGGATGCAGGAAGGACGCAGCGACGCCGCGATGGTGGAGGCCGGATGGTCGGGCGTGATGAGCCTGCCGCGCGTCACCACTCTGGCCGACGACGGAACCCTGGCTTTTGCGCCTGTCCCTGAAGTGGAGAAGCTCCGCCGGGATCACGTCAGCGTTCCGGGACAAGTCCTGGTGGGCTCCGGCAAGCCCCTGGATACGGGAGTGTCCGGTAACCAGTTGGACCTTGAGCTGGACGTGCAATTGGCACCGGGAGCTGTGCTGCAACTGGGCATCCTGGGGTCGGAGGATGGTGCTGAGGAGACGGTCATCGAACTCAGCCGCTTCCTTGAGGGCGAAAACGGCACCCTCCGACTCGACCGCACCCGGAGCAGCCTTGACCCTGACGTGGATGTGGAGGACAAGTCCGGCCCGCTCCCAATGCCTGACGGACGGGTGCGCCTGCGCGTCCTGGTGGACCGGTCCGCCGTCGAGATTTTCGCGAATGGCAAGCCGCTCACGGCCCGTGTGTACCCGACGCTGGGCGGGGAGCGCGTGACCCTCGCGGCAGCGGAGGGAACCGTCACCCTGGCGAGCTTCGACGCCTGGACCATGGCCGACTCCTGGAAAGGCCCGCGTCCCCTCTTCCCCTAA
- a CDS encoding ABC transporter ATP-binding protein produces the protein MSHSVLSPNPESAARPAVASDTPALEVRGLGKSFPIGGLFSRQSVRALHGVDLTIGRGEIVALVGESGSGKSTLARCVARLEKPSTGAILVDGVDVLKRDRFQASRAFRSQLQMVFQDPFGSLNPAHRIEHFLRRSLAIHGKGGSESDTQRRLEELMTTVGLQADMLNSYPHELSGGQRQRVAIARALAVEPQVILADEPTSMLDVSVRIGVLNLMRKLRDEQGISMLYITHDLASARYLADRTAVMFAGELVEEGESLDLLANPAHPYTQLLVSAVPDPARAGSYDPVRRAELRQAVMASPHCAFDGDPDQACSDTEPVRHQVGDPANRHWVRCHLYRPRAGAGGHALANEPLATEKTDKKASA, from the coding sequence ATGAGCCACTCAGTACTTTCCCCCAATCCCGAAAGTGCCGCACGTCCTGCCGTTGCCAGCGACACGCCCGCCCTCGAAGTCCGCGGTCTGGGTAAGTCGTTTCCCATCGGCGGCCTCTTCTCCCGTCAGTCTGTCCGGGCCCTGCACGGCGTTGACCTGACCATTGGCCGCGGCGAAATCGTGGCACTCGTGGGGGAGTCCGGCTCCGGCAAGAGCACGCTGGCCCGCTGTGTTGCCCGGCTCGAAAAGCCGAGCACCGGCGCGATCCTGGTTGACGGCGTCGACGTCCTCAAGCGTGACCGGTTCCAAGCGTCCCGTGCTTTCCGGTCACAGCTGCAGATGGTCTTCCAAGACCCCTTCGGCTCGCTCAATCCAGCCCACAGGATCGAACACTTCCTGCGCCGGTCGCTGGCGATCCACGGGAAAGGCGGTTCGGAGTCCGACACCCAGCGGCGGCTCGAGGAACTCATGACCACCGTTGGCCTGCAGGCCGACATGCTGAACTCCTACCCCCACGAGCTCTCAGGCGGCCAGCGTCAGCGCGTCGCGATCGCCCGTGCGCTCGCTGTGGAGCCGCAGGTCATCCTGGCTGACGAGCCCACATCCATGCTGGATGTTTCAGTGCGGATCGGCGTGCTGAACCTGATGCGCAAGCTCCGCGACGAGCAGGGCATCTCCATGCTGTACATCACGCACGACCTCGCCTCGGCCCGCTATTTGGCAGACCGGACAGCGGTCATGTTCGCCGGTGAACTCGTGGAGGAGGGCGAGTCCCTTGACCTGCTGGCCAACCCGGCCCACCCGTACACCCAGCTGCTTGTGTCCGCTGTACCGGACCCGGCCCGCGCTGGCTCCTACGATCCCGTTCGCCGGGCCGAACTGCGCCAAGCCGTGATGGCTTCCCCGCACTGCGCATTCGACGGCGACCCTGACCAGGCCTGCTCGGACACCGAACCCGTACGCCACCAGGTTGGCGATCCCGCGAACCGCCACTGGGTCCGCTGCCACCTCTACCGGCCGCGGGCTGGAGCGGGCGGACATGCGCTGGCTAATGAACCCCTGGCGACCGAGAAGACAGACAAGAAGGCTTCCGCATGA
- a CDS encoding ABC transporter ATP-binding protein, translating into MTISQVSFGSHEPVLDVKNLTVKYVGDTRSTTAVDRVSFSIGTGEVFGLAGESGCGKSTIANSIMRLLKDPAKISGGSISFGGKDVMAMSPEELRRFRWQDVAMVFQSAMNSLNPVLTIGEQIVDIFTTHAGYSRKESLRRAGELLELVRIDPARLKSYPHQLSGGMRQRAVIAMAVALKPSLLILDEPTTALDVVVQQEIMAQIKELQRELGFSVLFITHDMSLMVELSHRMAVMYGGRIVETAKAQDIYANPRHPYTQALMGAFPPLTGPRVPLTGLPDGVKFQNIPDLAEVAPGHLVAPFGADALAVAGTTAVDPAILEGVAR; encoded by the coding sequence ATGACCATCTCCCAAGTCTCCTTCGGCTCCCACGAACCCGTCCTGGACGTCAAGAACCTCACCGTGAAGTACGTGGGCGATACCCGCTCCACCACCGCCGTCGATCGCGTTTCCTTCAGCATCGGCACCGGCGAAGTGTTCGGCCTCGCGGGCGAGTCCGGCTGCGGCAAGTCCACTATCGCCAACTCGATCATGCGCCTGCTGAAGGATCCCGCCAAGATCTCCGGGGGCAGCATCTCCTTTGGCGGCAAGGACGTGATGGCCATGAGCCCGGAGGAACTGCGGCGCTTCCGTTGGCAAGACGTGGCCATGGTGTTCCAGTCGGCCATGAACTCGCTCAATCCGGTCCTGACCATCGGCGAGCAGATCGTGGACATCTTCACCACCCACGCCGGCTACTCCCGCAAGGAATCGCTCCGCCGGGCGGGCGAGTTGCTGGAACTCGTGAGGATCGATCCCGCGCGCCTGAAGTCCTACCCGCATCAGCTCTCGGGCGGCATGCGGCAGCGGGCGGTCATCGCCATGGCCGTCGCCCTCAAGCCGTCGCTGTTGATCCTGGACGAGCCCACCACCGCACTGGACGTGGTGGTGCAGCAGGAAATCATGGCGCAGATCAAGGAACTCCAGCGCGAACTGGGCTTCTCCGTCCTCTTCATAACGCACGACATGTCCCTCATGGTGGAGCTCTCGCACCGCATGGCCGTCATGTACGGCGGACGGATCGTGGAAACGGCCAAGGCCCAGGACATCTACGCCAACCCGCGCCACCCCTACACGCAGGCGCTCATGGGCGCCTTCCCGCCGCTCACCGGTCCGCGGGTTCCGCTGACGGGACTGCCCGACGGCGTGAAGTTCCAGAACATCCCAGACCTCGCCGAAGTGGCGCCCGGCCACCTCGTGGCACCGTTTGGTGCCGACGCTTTGGCGGTTGCCGGCACCACGGCCGTTGATCCCGCGATCCTGGAAGGAGTCGCACGATGA
- a CDS encoding ABC transporter permease yields the protein MTTALLKQPTPTPAVRKPNRSFVHGLLTNKKAMLGLTVMLVFIALALLAPVLFPGDPSRITGMASLEPSAEHWLGTTAKGQDVLALTVHGSRSSLFVGLTVGFASTFVGILVGLASAYFGKFIDEALSLVTNVFLLLPGLPLLVILAAFLPPGLGTVILVLVVTGWAGSARVLRSQALSIRSKDFVAAAVVSGERAGRIMFREILPNMASIVMGTLLACVIYGIGAQAGLEFLGLGDVSTVSWGNNLFWAGNEGALLTGSWWVFVPSGVCIALVAFALALINYAVDEVTNPRLRKIKTPKDIETSAAK from the coding sequence ATGACAACCGCACTTCTGAAGCAGCCAACTCCAACCCCGGCTGTCCGCAAGCCCAACCGCAGCTTCGTCCACGGACTCCTCACCAATAAGAAGGCCATGCTGGGCCTGACCGTGATGCTCGTGTTCATCGCACTTGCGTTGCTGGCGCCCGTGCTCTTCCCTGGCGACCCGTCGCGGATCACCGGGATGGCCTCGCTGGAACCCTCCGCCGAGCACTGGCTGGGCACCACCGCCAAGGGACAGGACGTGCTCGCGCTGACCGTCCACGGCTCACGGAGTTCCCTGTTCGTCGGGCTGACCGTAGGCTTCGCGTCCACGTTCGTCGGCATCCTGGTGGGCCTTGCTTCTGCCTACTTCGGCAAGTTCATCGACGAAGCACTCTCCTTGGTGACCAACGTCTTCCTGCTCCTTCCCGGCCTGCCGTTGCTGGTTATCCTGGCCGCGTTCCTGCCGCCGGGCCTGGGCACCGTAATCCTGGTACTCGTGGTCACAGGTTGGGCCGGTTCGGCCCGCGTGCTGCGCTCGCAGGCCTTGTCCATCCGTTCCAAGGACTTCGTGGCCGCCGCCGTGGTGTCGGGCGAACGGGCTGGCCGGATCATGTTCCGCGAGATCCTGCCGAACATGGCCTCGATCGTCATGGGCACCCTGCTGGCTTGCGTCATCTACGGCATCGGCGCGCAAGCAGGCCTGGAGTTCCTGGGCTTGGGCGATGTCAGCACGGTCTCGTGGGGCAACAACCTCTTCTGGGCTGGCAACGAGGGTGCCCTGCTCACCGGAAGTTGGTGGGTCTTTGTGCCCTCAGGCGTGTGCATAGCACTGGTCGCGTTCGCCCTTGCCCTCATCAACTACGCCGTGGACGAGGTTACTAATCCGCGGCTGCGAAAGATCAAGACCCCGAAAGACATCGAAACGAGCGCCGCAAAATGA
- a CDS encoding ABC transporter permease — MRFILRRLGFYLIAFWASITLNFLLPRFMPGDPVSRMFARSQDRMQPEQIEALRKLLGVDDRPIWEQYVDYMHNIFTGQMGVSISRFPTPVTEVISSQIGWTLLLGGTALVIAAVVGNLLGILAAWRRGGAIDSALPPVLVFIGSFPYFWLAMGALYLFGVVLGWFPIRHAFTDGLEPGFTWEFIGDVGAHLALPALTIVLVSIGGWMLGMRNTMIATNSEDYITMAEAKGLRPGRIMLRYAARNAMLPSVTSFGMGLGFVVGGALLTEVVFAYPGVGYQLLNAVQGLDYPLMQGLFLTITAAVLLANFLVDILYVRLDPRVRSN; from the coding sequence GTGCGCTTCATCCTGCGCCGCCTGGGTTTCTACCTGATCGCCTTCTGGGCATCCATCACCCTGAATTTCCTGCTCCCGCGCTTCATGCCCGGCGACCCCGTCTCCCGCATGTTTGCCCGCTCCCAGGACAGAATGCAGCCCGAACAGATCGAGGCCCTGCGCAAGCTTCTTGGCGTGGACGATCGGCCCATTTGGGAGCAATACGTCGACTACATGCACAACATCTTCACGGGCCAGATGGGCGTCTCCATCTCCCGTTTCCCAACACCGGTCACAGAGGTTATCTCCTCCCAGATCGGTTGGACCCTCCTGCTGGGCGGAACCGCGCTGGTGATTGCCGCCGTCGTGGGTAACCTGCTGGGCATCCTGGCCGCTTGGCGGCGGGGCGGCGCTATCGACTCGGCACTGCCTCCGGTGCTGGTGTTCATCGGCTCGTTCCCGTACTTCTGGCTCGCGATGGGTGCGCTGTACCTGTTCGGCGTAGTGCTGGGTTGGTTCCCGATCCGCCACGCGTTCACGGATGGTTTGGAACCCGGGTTTACGTGGGAGTTCATCGGCGACGTCGGTGCGCACCTCGCGCTGCCGGCACTGACGATCGTGCTGGTTTCCATTGGCGGCTGGATGCTGGGCATGCGCAACACCATGATCGCCACGAACTCGGAGGACTACATCACCATGGCCGAGGCCAAGGGGCTCCGTCCAGGCCGCATCATGCTCCGGTACGCAGCCCGGAATGCCATGCTGCCGTCCGTCACGAGCTTCGGCATGGGGCTGGGTTTCGTGGTAGGAGGTGCGCTGCTCACCGAGGTGGTGTTCGCGTATCCCGGCGTGGGCTACCAACTCCTCAACGCCGTCCAAGGCCTGGACTACCCCCTCATGCAGGGTCTGTTCCTGACTATCACCGCCGCCGTGCTGCTGGCGAATTTCCTGGTGGACATCCTCTACGTCCGCCTCGACCCGCGCGTGCGCAGCAACTAG
- a CDS encoding ABC transporter substrate-binding protein has product MTQPRFLRSARITAAGLAVGAMLLTGCAATVNKTAGTDAAANASAFLTIPREDMGTFVQNFNPFAPTVNPMVQQSIYESLLIFNPAKGDTVPWLATEWKAADDGKSITFTLRDGVKWSDGKPLVADDVAYTFELQKKIKGGYDYLDTVTAEGTNKVTFNFNKPWSPALYDVGQLSILPKHIWSALADPEKDANAKPVGTGPYTEVDSFQAQSFVLKKNPNYWQPEKQKIAGIKMLAFAGNDGANLAAANGDVDWAPQYIPNIEKTFVSKDKEHRQYWFPATGAMINWQLNTTKAPFNDVDVRKALSMAVDRDQVTKIGMSGYAKPADCTGLSGNYEKWKNSEVKDNCTWTKLDVQKANELLDKAGYAKGADGKRKLKDGSPFEFKISVGASSSDWLSVANVISQNLAEVGVTAKVDSPDWAAVVAGYETGDFDSGIVWSANDPSPYKYFNTSMGTATVKPVGTKTFDNYHRFGDAKADALLADFAAEADESKQKDIANKLQEEYNDVAPLVPLFSGPEWGAFNDTRFTGWPTEGNPYATLSVRSPTTVLVLTTLEPRK; this is encoded by the coding sequence ATGACACAACCCCGATTCCTGAGGTCTGCCCGCATCACGGCGGCCGGACTGGCGGTGGGCGCGATGCTGCTGACCGGCTGTGCCGCCACCGTCAATAAGACCGCCGGCACCGACGCCGCAGCAAACGCGAGTGCGTTCCTCACCATCCCGCGTGAGGACATGGGCACGTTCGTGCAGAACTTCAACCCGTTCGCGCCCACCGTCAACCCGATGGTCCAGCAGTCCATTTACGAGTCCTTGCTGATCTTCAACCCGGCAAAGGGAGACACTGTGCCGTGGCTCGCAACTGAGTGGAAGGCAGCCGACGACGGCAAATCGATCACCTTCACGTTGCGTGACGGAGTGAAGTGGTCCGACGGCAAGCCGCTGGTCGCTGACGACGTTGCTTACACGTTCGAGCTTCAGAAGAAGATCAAGGGTGGCTACGACTACCTGGACACGGTGACCGCCGAGGGAACCAACAAAGTCACGTTCAACTTCAATAAGCCATGGTCGCCGGCCCTTTACGACGTCGGACAGCTCAGCATCCTGCCCAAGCACATCTGGTCCGCGCTGGCGGACCCGGAGAAGGACGCCAACGCCAAGCCCGTGGGCACCGGCCCCTACACAGAAGTGGACAGCTTCCAGGCCCAGTCCTTCGTACTGAAGAAGAACCCCAACTACTGGCAGCCGGAAAAGCAGAAGATCGCCGGCATCAAGATGCTCGCTTTTGCAGGCAACGACGGCGCCAACCTCGCCGCTGCGAACGGGGACGTGGACTGGGCTCCACAGTACATCCCGAACATTGAAAAGACGTTCGTTTCCAAGGACAAGGAACACCGCCAGTACTGGTTCCCGGCAACCGGCGCCATGATCAACTGGCAGCTCAACACCACCAAAGCACCGTTCAACGATGTGGATGTCCGCAAGGCGCTGAGCATGGCCGTTGACCGCGACCAAGTCACCAAGATCGGCATGAGCGGCTACGCCAAGCCTGCCGACTGCACCGGCCTTTCCGGGAACTACGAGAAGTGGAAGAACTCCGAGGTCAAGGACAACTGCACCTGGACCAAGCTGGATGTGCAGAAGGCCAACGAGCTGCTGGACAAGGCCGGCTACGCCAAGGGTGCTGATGGCAAGCGCAAGCTGAAGGACGGCTCGCCGTTTGAATTCAAGATCTCCGTTGGCGCCTCGTCCTCCGACTGGCTTTCAGTAGCCAACGTGATCTCGCAGAACCTCGCCGAGGTCGGCGTCACGGCAAAGGTTGACTCCCCGGACTGGGCAGCCGTGGTTGCAGGTTACGAGACGGGCGACTTCGACTCCGGCATCGTGTGGAGCGCCAACGACCCCAGCCCGTACAAGTACTTCAACACCTCCATGGGGACTGCCACGGTGAAGCCGGTGGGTACCAAGACGTTCGACAACTACCACCGCTTCGGCGACGCCAAGGCCGACGCGCTGCTGGCCGACTTCGCCGCAGAGGCCGACGAGTCCAAGCAGAAGGACATCGCCAACAAGCTGCAGGAAGAGTACAACGACGTTGCGCCGCTGGTGCCGCTGTTCTCCGGCCCGGAATGGGGTGCCTTCAACGACACCCGCTTCACCGGCTGGCCCACCGAGGGCAACCCGTACGCAACCCTCTCGGTACGGTCACCCACCACGGTGCTGGTGCTGACCACGCTCGAACCGCGCAAGTAG